The following are encoded in a window of Lacinutrix sp. WUR7 genomic DNA:
- a CDS encoding RNA-binding S4 domain-containing protein, which yields MRIDKFLWCVRYFKTRSIATTACKKGHIKINGDAAKPSRDVYATDIIEVRKNQINYKLKVNDIPPNRVGAKLVDIYRTDITPKEAFEAQELLKYSKEYYRKRGTGRPTKKDRRDITDYNEENED from the coding sequence ATGCGTATAGATAAATTTTTGTGGTGTGTTAGGTATTTTAAAACAAGAAGCATAGCAACAACAGCTTGTAAAAAAGGGCACATTAAAATTAATGGTGATGCAGCAAAACCAAGTAGAGATGTATATGCTACAGATATTATTGAGGTACGAAAAAACCAAATAAACTATAAATTAAAAGTTAATGATATACCACCAAATAGAGTTGGCGCAAAACTAGTTGATATTTACCGAACAGATATCACGCCTAAAGAAGCATTTGAAGCACAAGAACTTTTAAAATACTCTAAAGAGTATTACCGAAAAAGAGGAACTGGAAGGCCTACTAAAAAGGACAGAAGAGATATTACCGATTATAATGAAGAAAATGAAGATTAA
- a CDS encoding phosphoribosyltransferase family protein, whose protein sequence is MVSKKNSILTHEEINHKIKRIAYQIYESNVNEEEVVLAGIDSNGYILAKKLKTALSKISTIKPILCKVIIDKKNPLNKISTSIPAKDYTNKSVILIDDVLNSGTTLVYGVKHFLDVPLKQFKTAVLVNRNHKKYPVKADFKGISLSTSLHEHIDVVLEGNNFEAFLK, encoded by the coding sequence ATGGTTAGCAAAAAGAACAGTATTCTAACTCACGAAGAAATTAATCATAAAATTAAACGAATTGCTTATCAAATTTATGAAAGCAATGTTAATGAAGAAGAAGTTGTTTTAGCTGGTATAGACAGTAACGGTTATATTTTAGCAAAAAAACTAAAAACTGCATTATCTAAAATATCTACAATAAAGCCAATATTATGTAAGGTTATTATTGATAAAAAAAATCCTTTAAATAAAATTAGTACTTCTATACCTGCAAAAGATTACACCAATAAGTCTGTGATTTTAATAGATGATGTATTAAATAGTGGTACCACCTTAGTTTATGGTGTTAAACATTTTTTAGATGTGCCCTTAAAACAATTTAAAACGGCAGTCCTTGTAAATAGAAATCATAAAAAATATCCTGTTAAAGCAGATTTTAAAGGGATTTCGCTTTCTACTTCACTACATGAACATATTGACGTAGTCTTAGAAGGAAACAATTTTGAAGCCTTTTTAAAATAA
- a CDS encoding shikimate kinase — protein MIIVLLGYMASGKSYFGRKIADILEYEFIDLDDFIEKEENTTISSLFSTKGEIYFRKKEHDSLKKLIATKNKIVISLGGGTPCYANNMDLLLKDANVKTLYLQVTIPNLVERVLNETDKRPLIAHLKTKEALTEFIGKHLFERLGYYSQAEFTIDANKKENEIAESILMQLF, from the coding sequence ATGATAATAGTTTTACTTGGGTATATGGCATCTGGAAAATCCTATTTTGGAAGAAAAATAGCAGATATTCTAGAATATGAGTTTATAGATTTAGATGATTTTATTGAAAAAGAAGAAAATACAACTATTAGTAGCCTGTTTTCCACCAAAGGAGAGATCTATTTTAGAAAAAAAGAACACGATTCTTTAAAAAAGCTAATTGCTACCAAAAACAAAATTGTAATTAGTTTAGGAGGAGGGACACCTTGTTATGCTAATAATATGGATTTGCTTTTAAAGGATGCAAATGTAAAAACACTTTACTTACAAGTGACAATACCTAACTTGGTAGAAAGAGTCTTAAACGAAACCGATAAAAGACCTTTAATTGCGCATCTTAAAACAAAAGAAGCATTAACAGAGTTTATTGGTAAACACCTTTTTGAAAGACTTGGATATTATTCGCAAGCAGAATTTACTATTGATGCTAATAAAAAAGAAAATGAAATAGCAGAATCTATTTTAATGCAGTTATTTTAA
- a CDS encoding TlpA disulfide reductase family protein: protein MKKIKLKNVLYFVIIALMIIPQTRKPIQVMLHKGLALFSPSVKAEEDSKVIHYASWELQDVKGNTVNFKDFKGKVVLINFWATWCPPCIAEMPNLQKLQDAYKDKVVFLFVSNEKKEVVNAFLFKNKYSFNVFTPTSESSEFNISSIPRTFLINKEGKIIIDKEGAANWNSETVRETIDELLSF, encoded by the coding sequence ATGAAAAAAATAAAACTTAAAAATGTACTCTATTTTGTAATCATTGCGCTAATGATAATACCGCAAACAAGAAAGCCTATTCAAGTAATGTTGCATAAAGGTTTGGCTTTGTTTAGCCCTTCTGTCAAAGCGGAAGAAGATAGCAAGGTGATACACTATGCTAGTTGGGAATTACAAGATGTAAAAGGAAATACGGTTAACTTTAAAGATTTTAAAGGCAAAGTAGTTTTAATAAATTTTTGGGCTACTTGGTGTCCGCCTTGTATTGCAGAAATGCCTAACCTTCAAAAGTTACAGGATGCTTATAAAGATAAGGTGGTGTTTCTATTTGTTTCCAATGAAAAAAAGGAAGTAGTAAATGCGTTTTTATTTAAAAATAAGTATTCATTTAATGTATTTACTCCTACATCAGAAAGTTCCGAATTTAATATATCCAGCATCCCAAGAACTTTTTTAATAAACAAAGAAGGGAAAATTATAATAGATAAAGAAGGTGCTGCAAATTGGAATAGTGAAACCGTTAGAGAAACAATTGACGAATTATTATCGTTTTAA